The nucleotide window GAGACAAGGCACTCACCTGCAGCTGGAGACAGAGCCACTCCACAATACCCTGTGGAAAACCTATTCCCAAAACAACCCCAGACCTGCACACCAAACTTTGCTTAGAACTTTTATTAATGAAATCACTCCTAACTGAGCACTAATTTCACTTCATTGCAGGATTTCAGAGCTGTTTCAATCCTGAGCAATCCATGCCCGGGTGTCACCACTCTATTTttacccagcactgctccagccCCGCTGTCAGAGCCAGCTCAAGGTGACAGCGTGacctccacagcagcagcacctgagagcagccctgggatccCCAGGACTGATTCCTGCAGGGAACACAGCTCTGGAAGCATCAAAATCATTGTGCTCTTGAAGGAAAGGTTGGTGACTACTTCTGAGACCCTGCTGGGGAGGGGATTGTGCCCCTTCACCCcaccctgctgtgctctgtccagctctggggtcaccGTGCaggaaggacctggagctgcagaagcagggccagaggaggccatgggaACGTTTCaagggatggagccaggctgggagagctgggaatgttcacctggaaaagagaagtctccagggagagctcagagctccttgCAGGGcttaaaggggctccaggagagttggagtggacaagggatggagggacaggatgCAGGGATGCTTGGAACTGGAAGAGGACTGGGTTAGAGGAgacaagaggaagaaattcACAATTTTCTGTGCAATGGCACAGGTctcctagagaagctgtggctgcccctggatccctggcagtgtccaaggccaggctggacagggcttggagcagcctgggacagtgggaggtgtccctgcccatggcaggggtggcactggatgggctttaaagtcccttttaggtcccttccaaccaagTCGTTCCATGACAAGCTGGTTGATGCTGCCCTGTGACACAAGAGCTTCTCCAACACTCACTGTTTTATCTGCTCTGTGGTGGTGCCACTCCCTCTCCAAGGTCAGCCAGGTTATCCAGATCACACTGAAGACCTCACCAAACACCAAGGAACCACCTCCCCCcatcctcttcccctcatgcCAAAGCCAGTATTTCCACTGGAATCCAGTTTCTGTGGAACAGAAGGTCTGAAGGACTAATGGGTCAGCCTGCAAGCCCCCACATCTGCTGCCATGGGCTAAGAGCACATTTCCAATATGCTGAGGAAATGATTTGGGAACGTGGATTTGGGAAAGAAGATTTAGCAGAGTGGATTAGCTCAGCCCATTCCCAGATTTCCGTGGAGATCTGTTAAGTGCTTCTTTTCACCAAGGAGAGGAACCTTTTATAGATCTTGAGGAAATGGTGAGACCTCAAATCACTtggaaatttcaaaatatttgttcctCCAATGACTATTATGTAAACCCAGAGTCCTGCTGAGGAATCGTTCCCCTATGTAggtcaagaaaaggaaaagcaacttTGTGTCTGAGTCCTGCAAGGGACAAAAGCGGATTctgaaagtgtatttttaagttTCCTGCCTGTTTCCTTCAAGCAGCACCACGGATTTTTCCAGATAGAGAAAACAGCATTTGCAGATATGTacaaaagtttattttacaaACAGCAACTACTTTGGAATAACAAAATTGCAAAAACATAGAGCAGCGTTAGAAAACCAGCTCAGGGGACATTTTCCATCTGAAGCACAATTTAACAGATTTCACTAAGTAAAAATACCCCCAACCCTTCCCTCAACCCCTCCCCAACCTTTCTCCACCTGATGGAATTTCTTTATAAACCTTTGACTATAGATATGAAAGACTTTAGTGACAGTGCAGTAATTTTTGATAACTACAGTTAACTGTTTCACTGTATTTCTATCACCTTTTCCTGGCCTTAAAAAGTCAAATCAGATttgaaatacaataaaaatctCATCCTGgagcaatattttcattaataggTATTGAAAGTAATGGttatatttgtgtattttgtaACACCATGAACCCTCTAGTTCTATTTTCttaataagggaaaaaaaaacaagttacaGTTGTAGTGAAAATGATGAAACTACAACAACTatcactgaaatatttgctcAGGACTCTGAGATGGCTGCTGCTGTTAGAAACATGTTTGTCAACGTATCCTGACTTGGGTATTAAGTGTATTTAATGCTAAAAAGCATAAGAAGTTCCCCAAAGGGTGGAAAGGTTGCGTGCACACACTTTGTCACTAAACTCTTAAGTAGGAAAGGGGTAAGAGCAGAGTTTTGGGTACTTCTAGAAGAGTGAAAAACCTCCATGGCCAATTCAATTTCAGGAATGTGCTGTGGGAGGACAGAAATGGAGGGAATCATCACCATCTCCCTTTGAACTTGCCTTTCATAAATGTaccaaaaaaatcatcaaatttGGGGGAGCTTAATTCAAtcaaagagagaagaaatggaTGCCTCAGCGAGAAattattgcttttcattttcaaagctaCTGGGTCCTGgtgagataaagaaaaataatttccaatatttgaaaataagcaaaagaaaagcatctCCAGATATTACAGAAAATCAATAATGGAAACTTGTTATGGTACAACAGTGCTCGTTAGCCCTAATCAAATCACATTTGTTTTGTCACCACAGACCTCAATTTTCAGGTTACAttatgccattaaaaaaaatctgttttttcctcAGTATGCAACTTTCTAAACTTCCCCCCAAAAATTTACAGATTATTTGAAATCAACTCAGTCAGAATATTGCAAGAATTACTCAATGGTCTTCAGCTTGaacctatttattttttttttttgcaagccaTTTACCTGTAACCTAAGAGTAATTTTGGTACTAAATTTTACTTTCAAATGTATTGTCCATGCTCTTTATGAGGAATCCCAGTATTTTTCTAGTCCTGCTTTAACAAGATATAGTTCAATATCTGCAATATCAGTATCTGATATTCCCTATGGTGAATGGGATGAAGAGCTTTCATAAAGGAATCTTTATGGCTggttttctaaaaaaatcatcatcattTCAGTGTTTGAAAGAGTGCTTTGGACAAAGTCATGATACACTCATGGTTTACaacattcaaaatgttttgaaagatGCCAAGCACTGTAATAGGAACTGAAATCAAAATTAGGAAGTGtttagaaacactttttttagTCTCTGAAAGACATTGCTGTTTATCACaaaattcctcttttaaaaataaaaagtttagaCAAGTTGGATATTAAGCTCCAAACTCATTCATCACACTTTTGCTCACTGCTTGTCAGTTTGACAATTCCCACTGGGCATCAGCTCACCTCTTCCAGCAGAATTCCAGAACATCACAGTTCAGGAGGGATTAAGACAGAGTGGCAGGCTTTGTTTTCCTCACCTATATCCTGTACAGAATGCAATAATCAACAATCAAGACAGAATGGAAACAGCTTCAgcaataaaaaagcattttcaactAGAAATGGCAGCCTTTTCAAGAAATTGACTTCACAGTTTAATAGTTGCTAGCACATCTTTCCTAAGGTGTTTATAAACAGACTTGAAGACAGTCCTGACTGTTGCACCCAAAATGTGGCAGCAGCAATTCACCTAAGTGTAATTCATGGCTTGGAAAAGCTGATTCAAGGAAAccaaactgggtttttttattattattttgtaaaagttgcatttgacataaaaaaaaataaaaaataacatcagcTGTCGAGCTCAGTCCTTCTCTCTGTAAGCAGAGCTGAGTTCACTGTTCAACGGGAAAGTTTCAGCTAATTCAGCAAACAACCTTCACTTGTGACACTTGCAGAAGAGTTTTTTTTGAAtataatactgaaaaaaaattctggaatgGAGTTTCCATCCTCAAAGGAACGTTCTCAGCTGTATCTGCTGCTCTCACTGGGGCTCCTGTTGTTGGAGTAGCTGCGATCGCTGTCGCTGTCGGAGCCGTAGGACctgccaggagaaaaaaagatttaaatgcCCCAAAGCTGCTCAAATTTGAATTTGAGCTTCGAATTTAAAATCGCATCATGTCAAAAAATTGTCACAGATAAGAAAACACACCAGTCTTTTacaggattttatttcttgtaaGTGAAGGATTCATTAAAGGATACTCAAAATGGAAATAATCATTAAATTCCTGTGATGAAAACTCTGTGTAACTCAAGTCAAACTGTTTGTAACATCTTGCTTTCTCTGTTACAGCTAAAAACCATCCAAAATTTATGTTTTGATAAAAGCTAATTGAGCTGAGTGAGAAGTGTGTTTTAACAAGTGGAATTTTACACTGCAAGCATTTCTCAACTAGGATAATTTCACCAATCCTTGATtcacatgttttattttcttgtttgaagGAGGGTCTTAAAACTTAGGCCCCTATAACCACAACAgaagtgtgtttgtgtgtctgcAGTGTggaaattgtatttaaaatgttttggctCCTCCAGACAAATTCCAAGCTCAGCACCTGGCCAAATATCAACACAGAGCCCAGATGGTTTCAGACAAGCCACAGGACACGTTCAAATTACACAGAACAAGCTTTCAGAGATTTTCCAGCCTCCTGCCTGTAAGGGAAGCTTTCTAAGTGAAAGGTGAGCATTTCCTAATCCCACACTGAAGCGCCTCAACATAAAAAAGCAATGATTTTTAAGTTTATTTCCACATTCTTCATTAAATCTCATTAACTTTCACTCTGACACAAGATAAAAGTTGTCTTGTGCAAATGGGTGAGAGCAAAGTCCATTAAAAGTTAGtataaaactgtgaaaaaattcCTATGAAGAGAGGATGAAAATGTACAGTAGTCTTAGAAACCTGATTTATTACTAATAGGGGGCATATTAGAAGGTATAAAACAAATCATCAGTGATATTAAATGTACCTACAACTCTCCATATCTCTGATCTCCTTGAAATGTGCTCACTTACACTTCTATAAATCCCCTGgactgaggaaaataaaacttattCTACACTCATCAGATCTGcaagtaaaaatattctttcaaaatacattctatgaagttaaaaattaaatctagaTTTCAGCAAAACTTTTAGTTTCCCTTCGAAATTGTTTTAGATCCACTTCTGCAGCATAACCAGAAAGAATTTACCATCCACTGGAATTCTCTGCATACCAAGCAGCTTTTAATCCATAACAGAGCACTTGAGTTAAATCTTGTGAGCTATGTGGGTTTTAAGAAACACttgatattattaaaaaaatgtaataaatcaaatcatagaatcattaaggttggcaaagacctttgagatcaccGAGTTAACCCAGCCTCACTGTCTCCACTattaaaccatgtccttaaTGCCATTTCCACAAgtttttaacacttccagggatgggacttcatcatttccctgggaaaaggtgCTAACTTTGAATGCATGGATACAATGAACTGGAAATCAACTTTTCCTTATCCTGGTTGCTTCCCCATCCACGTATTTGGAGTGTCAGAACTTCCACCTTCCTCGCTCACACGCACGCTCTCATTTTCATTAGAATTTGGTTTGAATCATTACTTTTCCTGAGTGTACTTTTCCTGAGTGTATTTCTTATTCTTATGGGGAAAAAGCAGCACTCTGGCCTTGTTAAACATCCTCTGTTTGTGTTCAGGAAATCTTTGTGCACCAAAGCAGGGTCAGACCCACCTGGATCTCCGGTCGTAGCTCCGAGATCGCCGGTAGCTGTCGCTCCTCTTGCTCCTGCTCCGACTCCTGCTGTAGTAACTGTCATAGCTGTAGGACCTGCTTTAAAGGGGGGAAAAGTAATACTGAATTCACCATTTCTGGTCTAAAATGCTGTTTTATATGCTGGTTTCAAGGATATTTATAGAGATATATGAGGGGCTGTATAGAAAGGACTGTCAAGGATGTGGCAAACAATTCCACGCTTTATAAAGGTTTCAACACAACAATCTTcaaaataacagtaaaaatctcaaattttaTTAGGAAGGACATACTAAGCATTTATAAAGTTTTGtgttgtctcttttttttccttgtaaaattCTTGTTTGCTGATACTTCTGAAAGCAAGTCAAGTGATTCCATTTATcactcaattttattttaagaaaacaaaagcaaatgtgtTCACTACTACTTACAGCATTACCTACAACTGTAACGCCAGGATGGTTTggttattttcagcttttgaaagtGTCTTGGGCTCATTTTGCTTTGATCCAAGCTGCCATCATGACACTGTAGTAATAGTTTTAAGCACTAcagatccctggaagtgtccaaggccaggctggaaggggcttggagcaccctggtctaGGGAAGGGTGCTGGATCACCTTTAAGGTTCTgtctaacccaaaccattctggggttCTATGAGATAAAAGGAAtcttaaaaagtaattttataattaAGTATGTATATAGATATGCATTTGTATTACAGTATGTATAATAAAATAGGTAGTATGTATGAGCTATAATAGTATCATATAcaataattatataataaagtctattttaaagaaatgtaaatgaaagaCTTAAACTAAGATGATTTGATGGGCAGCACATTTCTTGCAGAGGTTGTATAAAAGGACAATCTGACGCCTCAGGTTTTAGttgttatatttttcagattctgtgctgctttagtgtgcagttctgagcttcatatgaggggatgctgagctctgtgcacagagcagggagacaaaacaattcctgctccagctgggcaccaaggacaaatgatccaaatctcaggcccaagagcacaaacagcgtgggctggagagagaaaaacaagcaggatgggagtgcatgggctaaagctggaatgggacaatgaactgcaaggtgcaaatggagcagagctgatcccagtgagagcccccgggagcgctcgtgcattttgggaccattttggttgatcttgggtgcagccctggctgggctctggtgctgcccaaggtggatccatggaggagatcctttgaataaatccctgctttattctttagctctgtccagcctctgttctaggtcagccttcacaaggcatcaaaTCCATACCTGGATCGACTGCGGTGACCATAGGAACTGCTCCTGGATCGGCTCCTGCTGTAGCTCCGACTgacaaaatcaaagccacagagGGGTTTTTAGTCAAGAGAAACCAAAATGCTGAagagggcagggggagagggggaacaagaggaggaaaacacGTTTGGCTGAACTCACCTACGGCTCTTGTAACTGTGGTAGGAACTACTCCGGCTCCTGGAGCGATCTCTGCTGTACCAGCCCCGGCTCCGGCTCCTTGAGTAGCTCCTGGACCTACAGCCAAGGACACCAAGAGAGAACACAGCTGaggagaagagcagcagaaaatgggAACCAGAAGAAGTTATGAATCTTTAGCTTTCTAGCTAAATATTTATTCCATACTTGCTAGGTGATACAGCCACTGAGTTAAtgcaagggctggagcccctgtGCTCTGgaaccaggctgggagagctgggaatgttcacctggagaggaaaatgctccagggagagctcagagccccttccaggacCTAAAGgggatccaggagagctggaaagggactggggacaagggatggagggacaggacaaggaggacaCTTCACACTGACACAGGTTGCCCagtgaagctgtggctgcccctggatcactggcagtgtccaaggccaggctggatgggacttggagcaccctgggatagtagaaagtgtcccagcccatggcagggggtggaactgatTTAGTTCTTTAGGTCTTTAGggtctttagggtcccttccaacccgaaGCGCTCTGTGGTTCTGTAACACAGGgctgttaaaaaacaaaaaacacaaccTGAAAAGCATTCCTTGAAATGATAAGAACATTCAATttagcagggctggctgtgggagcagcacaggcttCTCACCTATATGAATATGTAGAACTTCGGGATCGACTTCTCGAGTGACTGTAGGATATGGACCTTGTTCTGTGTCTGGATTTAGACTCAGATTTACTTCGTGACCTGCTGAGACTCCTGGAAGGGCTGTTGTCATCTCTGCTTGGAGATTCCTCCTCACTGGAGCTTTCTTGGTTCCTTGGCCGACGATTTAGCCGGGCTGTTTTCCTCACCTCATCAAAGAGAGACCCAGGCCttactttattttttgcttttatttcaattcTTAAACCTGCTGGTTTAGGCTCTGGTGCTGATGCTACATTTTTAACCTCTGTGGTCGTACTGATTGTTGCTGGTTTCAAGTTACCAACACCTTGCAAAGGCTTCCATTTATTGTCTATCATATTGCTTGGTGTAGTTTCagaaatttcactttttaaactACAGTCTTTAGCACCAGACACAGGAGCAGAGTTATTTTCTTGCCTTCCcgtttctttttcttctttaatattaataaagtCTCTTATGTTGTTTCCTAGTTTGACAGCATCTTGCTCAGGGGTCTCAACCTGTAACTCTTTTTTTACACCAGCACTTAAAGGTTTAGCAGTGAGAATGACAGGAGACAAAACATCCACATCCACCTTCCCCGGCGAGTTACGATCCGGAGTACAAATCTCCATGTTGTCATCTGTCTGAATAACATCTTCCAGCCCATTTTGGttattttcttcagcttgtTTAATCTCACTCTTGCAGGCAGCCACGTTTATTCCTGAGTTTAAAATACCAGCTGAAGTGCTTGTTTCAATGGGCTCTTTATTAAGGTTGCTGCGATCCGGCGAGGCCCCACATGTGGTGTTTTTATCTAAAAGGTTTTCATTCACACATGACTTTTCACCATTTCCCATTTTATCTGTGACTATTTCATCCTTTTCATAAACTTGTTTTTTATCCTTTATGTCCCTGctaagctgcttttcttttttatcatcCTTGGTAACCGGCTTTTCATTTATCTCATCATCCTCTTCTTCCCCAAACTCAAGGGGGGGCTGCcaatgaaacatttcttttcttttctggactttgtgttttttctcctttttcccttttgatttttcttttgcttttttggaaTGTGATTTTTTAGGAGTCTTTTTCCACCCATGTTTATGTTTTTTCAACTTGCCTCGAGTGTCTGCTGAGCTGGAACAAGAACTCTCAGACTCAGAAGATGACAACTGTTTGCTTGTCTTCCACGTGCAGTCAGAACCCAAAAAGCCCTCTGAAGAATTGGATtgtttttttatccttttggTAACACTAAGCTCCGTGTCAGACCCTGAGGTGGCCTCTCCTTCTTCTTTCCCAGAGGAGGGTCTGGAATCACCCCTTTTATGCTTTGCCTCTCCTCTTTCAGAGTTTGACTCTGAGTCCCATTTGCTACCTGAGTAGGATTTGCGCTTCATTTTTGCACCACCTCCGGACTGCTCCGAGCATTTCTCCTTAGCTGCTTTCTTTTTGGAGTGATCAGAATCCCGCTCACCCTTGGctttctcctcccctctctcAGAACTTAAGCtatttttatcctgtttctCAGCATCCCCTTCTAATGGAAAGCGGCCTTCTTTTTCTTGGACCGCTTTGGCTTTGGCAGAGCGTTCGCTGTCGGAGGAGAAGTCTGAGGATGACAAACTGTCACTCTCCTTCAACCCTTGGGAAGACTCGTCGTAGTCCTTTGGATGCGTGTAAGGCAAAGTGCTTTCAGAGCTCGTTTCCTGCCTCAGTTTGAGGCCCCGAGCTTTGGGATCGCTGGATGTGGATTTCCTTTTGCTCCTGTGCCTGTCCTCATCGCTGAGGGAATAGTCGGACGTGGACTCGCTGTAGCCCGACCTGTCACTGCGGTATTTACTCGGGGATGGTGACCTGCCAGAGGAAGGAGATTTTGTCCTCGAGCTCGATGGGCTTCTAGACCTTGAGTAAGATCTTGAGTATGAGCGGCTTCGAGAGGACCTGCTCCTGGACCTCGGCCAGCTCTCCGAGCTCCTGTCGCTGCGGCCTTTGGAATAACCGCTCCGATCGCTCTCggagctcctctcctgcttgCGATAGGAGGAGGAAGTGTTGGCCTCCTTAACGACCACTAAATTGTAATTAGTTTGGGTGGGAATTAAGTGGGTTGTTTTAGCTTTCATCTCCTGAATTCGCTCATACGATGGCTTCCAAGGTTTCTGCCCAGGTTTCCACCTTGAAGGTGGGGGACTGTCGCTTAAGGGTATGACAGGGAGGCTTTCTGGGACAACTGGTGGCACGATAACCTTGTCACTGGGCAGTATCACTGCTCGGACAGGCTCAGCAGTCTTGGTCAGCTTAGTGTCATTTAACCGTGCTGAAATATTTCGTGGAGAATTGGGAACAGTCTTTTGCTGCCTGGGGTTAGAACTTGACCGTGACCTACTTCGAGATCGCGATGATTTAGAGGCTGATCTTGATCTAGAACTTCTTCTGGAGTAAGATCTTGATTTAGATCTAGACCTGGATCTGGACCTGTAGTACGATCGAGACCCTCTGCTTGATGAAGATGACAAGCTCTGGTCTTCCTTATCAGATTTAGACCAGTCTCTCCTGGATGAACGTCTGGAAGACAATGAGGAAGAACGAGATTTCCTCTCACGATCACAAGATGATTTTGTCCTCCTGTGGAAGGAATGAGAGGAATCTACATCTGATGAggctgatgttttctttttctttgtttgcttgtgCTTCTTGAAATGCTTCTGctttttagatttctttttatgcttcaccttcttcttctctttcctgtgCTTCTTGTGATGGCTGGAGTATCTCACAGTGCTTAGATCAGCATAACCGTTATGGGACCAAGACCTGGATCTCCGGGATGCACTTCTCTCATCCCATCTGCTGGTACAGGGGTCACTCaacctggaaaacaaacaaagaaaccccaGACTAAGTGCAAAGTCTTTAAAAACCTTACAATAAATTAggtatttttaaacttaattttaagTAAGTTTACACAAACCCTAGCACGCACACTTTATTACCAGAAAATTGCTTTGAGTTCCTTACACTCATTTTAAGACATAAAATTGTATCATTGTCAAGAGCTACTTCTCCCCAAGAAATAAATCAGCCAACACAAGCAAGTTTTGCATATTTTAGTACCCATGTAAAGAGATTTAAGGTTTTAATTACCTCAAAGTCTGCAGGACTTTGACCTCTACAAAACAGGATCCTTAACCCACACTTAAATACAAGTTTAAAAACATCTAAGTAcataaaaaagaataatcagAAACATTTGCAATTATGCCCTACTAGCtacatataatatttttaagttttccttATAAGATTAATCTCCTGTAATTTGATAGAATATATTCtcatatttataaaatactaaATACTTGTATTTAGTATCAAGCCATCAGGAATTCTGGAGAGCTGACTTCCATCCATCACACAGTTTGCAACTGCTGAAAGAACATACAACTAAAACAATAAAGACTTAGTGGATTTGATTGTTTTACTCCAAAGAAAACATGTAATCCACTTTGAGGAAAAGGAAGTCACTGAATACTTAaggttgaaaaaaaaacctttaagatcaCCAAGCCCAACCACCAGCACCACCTTGTTCAgcattaaaccatgtcctcaggtgccacatccacatgttttctgaacact belongs to Vidua macroura isolate BioBank_ID:100142 chromosome 1, ASM2450914v1, whole genome shotgun sequence and includes:
- the NKTR gene encoding NK-tumor recognition protein isoform X3 → MANRGKHTNGSQFFITTKPAPHLDGVHVVFGLVISGFEVIEQIENLKTDTASRPYADVRVIDCGVLVTRSAKDALEKKKKVCSDSEASESSSSASSSSESSSESEAENERSRRKKRKRRAKTKQSRKRRKEERKKEDPRCKRTSSQRRSLSDKSDVADKVDLSTKRDKPVVRPEEIPPVPENRFLLRRDVPVVNIEPEPKLLDAAPVLTDQKPSVSKSGRKIKGRGTIRYHTPPRSRSCSESDDEESSETPPHWKEEMQRLRTYRAPSGEKWSKGDKLSDPCTSRWDERSASRRSRSWSHNGYADLSTVRYSSHHKKHRKEKKKVKHKKKSKKQKHFKKHKQTKKKKTSASSDVDSSHSFHRRTKSSCDRERKSRSSSLSSRRSSRRDWSKSDKEDQSLSSSSSRGSRSYYRSRSRSRSKSRSYSRRSSRSRSASKSSRSRSRSRSSSNPRQQKTVPNSPRNISARLNDTKLTKTAEPVRAVILPSDKVIVPPVVPESLPVIPLSDSPPPSRWKPGQKPWKPSYERIQEMKAKTTHLIPTQTNYNLVVVKEANTSSSYRKQERSSESDRSGYSKGRSDRSSESWPRSRSRSSRSRSYSRSYSRSRSPSSSRTKSPSSGRSPSPSKYRSDRSGYSESTSDYSLSDEDRHRSKRKSTSSDPKARGLKLRQETSSESTLPYTHPKDYDESSQGLKESDSLSSSDFSSDSERSAKAKAVQEKEGRFPLEGDAEKQDKNSLSSERGEEKAKGERDSDHSKKKAAKEKCSEQSGGGAKMKRKSYSGSKWDSESNSERGEAKHKRGDSRPSSGKEEGEATSGSDTELSVTKRIKKQSNSSEGFLGSDCTWKTSKQLSSSESESSCSSSADTRGKLKKHKHGWKKTPKKSHSKKAKEKSKGKKEKKHKVQKRKEMFHWQPPLEFGEEEDDEINEKPVTKDDKKEKQLSRDIKDKKQVYEKDEIVTDKMGNGEKSCVNENLLDKNTTCGASPDRSNLNKEPIETSTSAGILNSGINVAACKSEIKQAEENNQNGLEDVIQTDDNMEICTPDRNSPGKVDVDVLSPVILTAKPLSAGVKKELQVETPEQDAVKLGNNIRDFINIKEEKETGRQENNSAPVSGAKDCSLKSEISETTPSNMIDNKWKPLQGVGNLKPATISTTTEVKNVASAPEPKPAGLRIEIKAKNKVRPGSLFDEVRKTARLNRRPRNQESSSEEESPSRDDNSPSRSLSRSRSKSESKSRHRTRSISYSHSRSRSRSSTYSYRSRSYSRSRSRGWYSRDRSRSRSSSYHSYKSRSRSYSRSRSRSSSYGHRSRSSRSYSYDSYYSRSRSRSKRSDSYRRSRSYDRRSRSYGSDSDSDRSYSNNRSPSESSRYS